The genomic window ATCGCCAACGCTCAGCCAGCCGATTCCATCAGCGATCAACGGATCCCGCTGGGGGAGGGGGCGCTGCTGGGCACTGTGCCCGGTTCGCCCCTCGGCGGCTCATCTTTCGAGCGGGACGCGAACTTCGGCCAGCGTTTCTACGATTTCAATGGTGACCTAGGCGCTTTTCAGCCGGGCGACATCATCCGCTCTCGCACGCTCCAGTACCACGTCCTCGGCGTTCCCACCCCGTTGCGCGTGGTGCAACTGCTGTACAAAACTTCCGACGCCAACGGCGCACCGCAGGCCAACGTCACCTCCATCGCCATTCCAAATAATTTCAATGGCAGCATGGTGAGTTACCACTCTGTGTACGACTCCCTCAATCCCGAGCATTCCCCTTCACGCGCGATCGCTGGCAATGTGTCTTTGGGTACGGCTTCCATGGGAGTTGAAACAGCGTTCTTCGCGAACCTGCTCAATCAGGGGTATGCCATGGCCTTGCCGGATATCGAAGGGCCGGAGGCGCGTTTCGCCGTGGGCCCCGAGTATGGGCGTGTCACGCTCGACGGCCTGCGCGCCGCGATGCGCTCAGGGGAGCTACCGAAGGACGTTCAGATCGCGATGATGGGGTATTCGGGCGGCAGCATCGCAACGAGCTGGGCTGCGGCTCTTGCCCCCGAATTCGCCCCAGACGTCAACGAGCACCTCATCGGCGCCGCTATGGGCGGCGTGCTGGTGGCTCCAGCCAATAACATTGGCTACATCGACGGCTCCCCGGTGTGGGCAGGCATTTCCGCAATGACCATCGTTGGCGTGTCCCGCGCCATCCCCGGCTTCGATCTCACTCCGTACCTAAACGATTATGGCGTGCGTATCCTCGCCAGCGTCAATCGTGCCTCCATCGCCGAAGTTGAGGGGCAATATGGTGGGCTGCGCTGGGTCGATATGGCAAAGCCCCAGTATCAAAAACCCTTCTCCATTCCCGAATTCGTTGCAGTCGTGAACAGCCTGAACATCGGCCTCCAACCAAATCCAAGCATTCCGCTGCAGATTTGGCAGTCCACTGGTGGGCAAAACGAAGGCACGATCCCGGGCGAGGAGGGGCTTGGCGACGGCGTCATGTTGGAAAACGACGTCCGTGGCCTCGCCACGAAGTACTGCGAGTCAGGACTCACGGTTGAGTACATTTCCGATCCCACCATTTCCCACACGCCTGGCATTGCTAAGTGGGCGATGATCGCGAATCCGTGGCTAGAAAATCGCCTCCAGGGCAAACCTGCTCCGAACAATTGCGGGACGTATCCAGCAGGAACTGTGTTTGCCCCGGTTGAAGTGCAGCCAAAGGCCGAGCCGATCGATCCCGGCCCAGCCCAGGGGTCAGCGGCGCTTCGCTTCTAGCGAATGTTTCACGTGAAACTAACGCTTTTGGTAGAGCTTCTTCTGCTGGAACTTCGGGTCTGAGGTCACCAGCACACCCAAATTGCGGAAGATACCCTCATCCACGGAGCCAAGAATGGTCGTGGTGTGGACGTCGCAGCCGCGCAGGTTCTTGATCTGTTCCAGCGCGCGCTCGGCGTCCTCATTCGTTTCCGCAGAGGTGGACAGAGCGATGAGCACCTCGTCGGTGTGCAATCGCGGATTCCGGCTGCCCAGGTGCATCGTTTTCAGCCGCTGGATCGGCTCAATCGAGCCGGGGGAGAGCAGGTGCACATCGTCGAGTCCAGCAAGGTGCTTCAGCGCATTCAGCAGCATCGCAGCGGAACAACCAAGCAGCTCACTTGTGCGACCGGTGATGATGGTGCCGTCGTGAAGCTCGATCGCCGAGCCGGGTTCGCCAGTGCTCTGAGCAACCTCGCGTGCGGGAGCCACAACCCGGCGCTCCGAGGTCTTGATACCCGCCTTCGCCATCACGATCGCGGCGCGATCAGACTGAGTCGAGTCGGTACCGGCCTTCGCCTCATCAACCAGCGCCTTAAAGTAACGGCGAATGATCTCCTGCTCTGCGGCTTCGCGGCAGGCAGCATCGTCGGAAATGCAATTGCCCGCCATATTCACGCCCATATCAGTGGGCGATTGGTAGGGGGAGGAACCAGTCAGACGCTCCAGCAGCGTTTTCAGCAGAGGGAATGCCTCCACGTCGCGGTTGTAATTCACTGTCTGCTCGCCATAGGCCGCAAGGTGGAAGGAATCGATAATGTTGGCGTCGTTCAGATCTACCGTCGCCGCCTCATACGCCAGGTTCACCGGGTGCTCCAGCGGAAGATTCCAGATCGGGAATGTCTCAAACTTGGCATATCCTGAGGCCACACCGCGCTGATGCTCGTGGTAAATCTGCGAAAGGCAGGTGGCGAGCTTGCCGGAACCCGGACCCGGCGCCGTCACCACCACCAAGTCGCGGGTGGTAGCGGCGTACTCATTACGGCCAAAGCCCTGCTCACTGACCACAAAGTCCTGGTCCGTCGGGTAGCCGGGGATCACTCGATGGCGCGCAACGTGAACGCCCAGGCGCTCCAGGCGTTCAATGAAGGCCATGGCGAGGCGGTTATCGTCATCGAGTTGAGTAATCACCACATGCTCCGCCAAGAATCCACGATCGCGGAACACGTCAATTAGGCGAAGAACATCGTCCTCATATGAGATACCCAGATCGGCGCGGATTTTGTGGCGTTCCAGATCTTTGGCGTTAATGCAGACGAGGATCTCTACTTCATCGCGGATGCGGTCGAGCATGGCGATTTTGTTATCCGGTGTGAATCCCGGCAGCACACGGGATGCGTGCATGTCGTCGAAAAGCTTGCCTCCCATCTCGAGGTAGAGCTTGCCGCCAAGTTCCTCGCGGCGGGCCTTGATGTGCTGAGACTGCAGCTCAATGTACTTTTCGCGGTCGAAACCGATTCGGTATGCCATGGACCTTGATCCTATCAAGAGGCTTATACTTTCACCCATGTCAGCTTATGGAAGCTCCGAAACCCCAGCGCCCAAACGATTGCGTACGCGCCACATTCAGGCAATGAAGGCCGAAGGACGTCCGATCAGCGCCCTCACCAGCTATGACGCTCTGAGCGCCAAGATCTTCGCCGAAGCCGGCGTCGACATTCTGCTCGTCGGCGATTCAGCGGCGAATGTGGTGTTAGGCCGCCAATCCACACTTGAGATGTCCGTGGATGAAATGGTGATGCTTGGCCGAGCCGTCGCCGCTGCCGCCCCCAGGCCGCTCGTGGTGGTGGACCTGCCTTTCGGTTCCTATGAAGTATCCACGCAGCAAGGTGTGGGCACCGCCATCGAATTGATGAAACGCACCGGCGCAGACGCGGTGAAGCTCGAGGGTGATAGGCCCGAGCTGATTAGCGCGGTCGTCAACGCGGGCATTCCCGTGATGGCGCACCTCGGCTTCACGCCCCAGTCCGAACACGCCCTCGGTGGCTTTGTGGTGCAAGGCAAGGGCGAGGCCGGCCAAGATTTGCTTCGCTCGGCGCGCTCGGTGCAAGACGCCGGGGCCTTCGCCGTCGTGTTGGAGATGGTGCCCCAGGAAATCGCCCGCGAAATCACCCAAACGCTCGACATCCCAACTATCGGCATCGGCGCGGGCAATGGCACCGATGGGCAGATCCTCGTGTGGACCGACGCCTTCGGACTCGGGCGGGGACGTGCCCCTAGGTTTGTTCGCCGTTTCGCCGACGTAGCCTCCGTGTTGGAGGACGCCGCGCGCAAATACGTGCAAAGCGTGGGCGATCGGAGCTTCCCGGCTGAAGCTGAATCTTTTAGCGATGGGGGCAAATAATGCTGGTGCACACTGTCCAAGAACTTCGCACCGAACTCGCCCGCCTTCGCACTGAACGCGGCGGCAGGGTCGGCCTGGTTCCGACGATGGGCGCCCTGCATCAGGGGCACCGCAGGCTTATCGACGCCGCCGGGGACTGCGATATTCGCGTGGTGAGCATCTTCGCCAACCCCCTGCAATTTGCGGATCTTGGCGATTGCGAGGATTACCGCAACTATCCACGCCAGCTTGAGCAGGATCTCCAACTGCTATCCGACGTTGATCTGGTGTTCGCGCCAAGCGTTGAGGAGATGTATCCGAACGGCGTGCCGGATATTTGGGTCCGCTCCGGCGCGATGGGGGAGATGCTGGAGGGCGCTTCTCGGCCGGGACACTTCGACGGGGTCGTAACCGTGGTGGCGAAGCTTTTGAATCTCGTGCAGCCCGAGCGCGCATACTTCGGGCAAAAGGACGCGCAGCAGCTCGCGATCATTCGACGCATGGTGCACGACCTGAACTTCCCGGTGGAGATCTGCGCGGTTCCAATCGTCCGCAGTGAGGCGGGTCTGGCGGAATCCAGTCGCAATGCGCGTTTAAGCGAAAAAGGCCTGCAGCAGGCGCTCGCCCTGAGTCGGGCTATACGCGCTGTGCAGGCAGATCCGAGAGAAATCCAGGCGGCTCGCGAGGAGTTGGCGGCAGCGCCTGGAGTGACCCTGGATTATTTGAAACTGGTGGGCGACGACCTTTCAGAGCAGTCGCCCACGATGGTTCTGTGCGCCGCGTGGGTCGAGGGGGTTCGGCTTCTCGACGCGGCGAGGATTTAGTCTTCCTCGATGCCTTCGATGGCGGCGGCGAGGCCGAGATCGTCGTCGTCGTCAAGCTCCATGCGGGCGATGTTGCCCTTGGCAAAGCGATCAACCACCATGGCGATCGCACCGTCGCCGGTGACGTTGCAGGCGGTGCCGAAGGAGTCGATGGCGATGTAGGCGGCGATCATCAACGCCACCTGATCGTCACCGAAGCCGAGGTTGGCGGAAAGCAGGCCAACAGCGGCCATGATCGCGCCACCGGGCACGCCGGGGGCTGCCACCATGGTGACGCCCAGCATGAGGATGAAGCCGAGTGCCGTGGTGAGTGGTAGATCCATGCCGTCCATGAACATGATGGCAAAAGCGAAAAGCGTAATTTTCATCATCGAACCGGACAGGTGGATAGTGGCGCACAGCGGTACGGTGAAACCAGCTACCGACTGGCTCACATTATTTTTTCGGGCGCACTCGTAGGTCACGGGGATGGTGGCGGCGGAGGATGAGGTGCCGAGCGCGGTGAAGTAGGCTGGCATCATGTTCTTCAGTGAGGTGAAGGGGTTGCGTCGCGCGATGGTTCCCGCGATGAGGAACTGCAGCAGCAGGAGAACAAAGCTCATCACAATCGCCAGCACGAGCACCTTGGCGAAGGCGGACAGCGTTGCGGTGAGGTTGCCGTTCATGCCCAGCGAGAGGAACATGCCGAAGATATAGATCGGCAGTAGCGGCACGATAAAGCCAGAGATCACCTTCATCACCACGCGGCGCAGGTCGGCCACGCCCGAGTAGAGCGTGTCGGATTTCACCGTGGTCATCGCCACGCCCACCACGAAGGCGAGGATCAGCGCAGTCATCACTTCCATAGGGGCCGGCATCTGGATGTCGATGTAGGAGCTGAGCGCCCCCTCTTCCACGTCCTTGACGGCTACATCGCCCTGATTACTCAGCAGCATCGGGTAGATCAGGGTGGCGACGCCCCAGGAAATCAGGCCCGAAACAACAGCGGAGCCGTAGGCGATGCCGGTGGTGATCGCCAGCCACTTACCTGCGCCACGCCCAAGGCCAGCGATAGCGGGGGTAATGAGGGCAAAAATGAGGACAGGGATGAAGAAGCCGAGGAAGTTACCAAAAAGGCTATTGAAAGTGACGAAGATGCGCGCGAGCCATTCGGGGAAGAAGAAGCTGCACACAATGCCCAGAATGATCGCGACGATGATTCTGAACAGCAGCGAATTGGAAAGTCGCTTGAGGTCCATAGGGGTTCCTTTCATCAGCGGCGAGGGGTGCCGCGTTCGCTATAAAAGTACCGCATCTCGGCTTTTCGACGCCGCGGCCCCATGTTTCACGTGAAACATTCGGGGGCGAGTAGCATTGCAGGCATGTTTTTCGTCGGAATTCTCCTCGCCATCATCGCCGTTCTCGCCATCGTGGTCGGTGTGCTCGGCTGGACCCGAAAGCTGCCCGGCAACTCCTTCATCGGCATTAAGGTGCCCGAAGTTCGCAAGTCTCGCCAGATGTGGGACGCCGCCCATCAAACTGCCGGCCCACTCTGGGTGATCGGCGGCGTAGCCTTCACCTTCGCAGCGATGCTCTGTTTCACCGACAACGCCTGGCTGTGGCTGACCGCCGCCGTCATGACACTCTTCGGTGTGGTGCTCGTGGCACTCGGCGCAAGCCTGGGTTCTCGTACCGTGGCAGTACTCGCCGCGCACGATGCTGAGGTTGAGGCGTCCAATGCTTCCTGCTGCAGTGCCGGGGGAGCAGAAGACGAGGCTCCCGCTGTGGACGTGGATGCTCTACGCCGAGCAGTGAAGGATCACTAATCTTGCGGTGCGAGCCAACACCCAGTAACCTAAGCACTCATGAATAGGCAACAGATTTCCTGGTGGCGCGCTTAAAGGCGAGCCACTCGTGTTGCATTACTTTTAAGGCTCGTCAGCTTTTCGCTACGGGCCTTTTTGCTACCCATAGGTCCAAGGCTTAAAGCGGAGCCGAACGGCGAAAGGGCACTATGGAATTCTTTATAGCGCGCACACCGGTGCGCTATCACAGTGACGCTGCGGCGCTCTTTGCCGCCCTCGGCGGCATCGAGTCATCCGATGCTGTTCTCCTGGAGTCTGCCGATATTGAATCCAAGAAGAAAACCAAGTGCGTAGCTGTGCTCAATGCCGCTCTTCGCGTGACATGCCAGGGCGCAGAGGTTCACGTGAAAGCCCTCGGCGACACGGGTGAAGCCATGCTTAAGCGCCTCGGTGCTGATCACGATGCCACCTTCCGCTTCGAGGCCTCCAAAGAACACGATGAGCGCGCCCGATTATTGGACCGCAGCCAGGTGGAGATCCTGCGCCAGTTACAGCTCGATGCCGGATATGAGGGTGAGATCCTGCCCTTCGTGGTTGGTGGTTTCGCCTTCGACTTCGTGGCTACGTTCGAGGATCTGCCGCAGGTGGAGGCTGGGCCCAACACGTTCCCCGACTATCAATTCCTCGTCGCCGAATCGATACTTACCATCGATCACCGCACCCAAGAAGCCGCCGTGGAGGCAGTCGCGCTGAGCCAGGATGCTGCCGAGGCAGCGGTAGATGCGTTGCGCGAAGCGGTGGAATCGGTGGAGTTGAGCGAGCATGAGCTGGGCAAGCCCGAGGGAAGCCTCGATGTGCGCACGAATATTTCCGACGCAGACTTCCGGGAGGCTGTAACCCAGCTCCAGGGCAATATTCGTCAAGGTGACATTTATCAGGTGGTGCCCGCAAGGCACTTTACCTGCGAGTGCCCGGACGCATACCGCGCCTACCGCCACCTGCGCGCCACAAATCCGAGCCCCTACATGTTCTACATGCGCAGCGCGTCGGATGCCGGCCCCTATGAGCTCTTTGGTGCTTCACCGGAATCGAACCTCACCCTCGAGATGCCTTCGCGGCGCGTGCAGCTTTACCCGATCGCAGGCACCCGGCCTCGCGGGCTCAACCCCGATGGCAGCGTGAATCACGAGCTCGATATCCGCGCGGAGCTGGACATGCGCACGGACGCCAAAGAAGTTGCCGAGCACTCCATGCTCGTCGATCTTGCCCGCAACGACCTCGCTCGCGTAGCGGTGCCCGCTACCCGAAAGGTCGCGGAGCTGCTGCAGGTGGACCGCTATTCCCGCGTTATGCACCTGATCAGCCGCATCGAGGCCGAGCTGC from Corynebacterium gerontici includes these protein-coding regions:
- a CDS encoding dicarboxylate/amino acid:cation symporter codes for the protein MDLKRLSNSLLFRIIVAIILGIVCSFFFPEWLARIFVTFNSLFGNFLGFFIPVLIFALITPAIAGLGRGAGKWLAITTGIAYGSAVVSGLISWGVATLIYPMLLSNQGDVAVKDVEEGALSSYIDIQMPAPMEVMTALILAFVVGVAMTTVKSDTLYSGVADLRRVVMKVISGFIVPLLPIYIFGMFLSLGMNGNLTATLSAFAKVLVLAIVMSFVLLLLQFLIAGTIARRNPFTSLKNMMPAYFTALGTSSSAATIPVTYECARKNNVSQSVAGFTVPLCATIHLSGSMMKITLFAFAIMFMDGMDLPLTTALGFILMLGVTMVAAPGVPGGAIMAAVGLLSANLGFGDDQVALMIAAYIAIDSFGTACNVTGDGAIAMVVDRFAKGNIARMELDDDDDLGLAAAIEGIEED
- the panB gene encoding 3-methyl-2-oxobutanoate hydroxymethyltransferase — encoded protein: MSAYGSSETPAPKRLRTRHIQAMKAEGRPISALTSYDALSAKIFAEAGVDILLVGDSAANVVLGRQSTLEMSVDEMVMLGRAVAAAAPRPLVVVDLPFGSYEVSTQQGVGTAIELMKRTGADAVKLEGDRPELISAVVNAGIPVMAHLGFTPQSEHALGGFVVQGKGEAGQDLLRSARSVQDAGAFAVVLEMVPQEIAREITQTLDIPTIGIGAGNGTDGQILVWTDAFGLGRGRAPRFVRRFADVASVLEDAARKYVQSVGDRSFPAEAESFSDGGK
- a CDS encoding lipase family protein, encoding MKLRALAIGLAAGTAFTVLPIANAQPADSISDQRIPLGEGALLGTVPGSPLGGSSFERDANFGQRFYDFNGDLGAFQPGDIIRSRTLQYHVLGVPTPLRVVQLLYKTSDANGAPQANVTSIAIPNNFNGSMVSYHSVYDSLNPEHSPSRAIAGNVSLGTASMGVETAFFANLLNQGYAMALPDIEGPEARFAVGPEYGRVTLDGLRAAMRSGELPKDVQIAMMGYSGGSIATSWAAALAPEFAPDVNEHLIGAAMGGVLVAPANNIGYIDGSPVWAGISAMTIVGVSRAIPGFDLTPYLNDYGVRILASVNRASIAEVEGQYGGLRWVDMAKPQYQKPFSIPEFVAVVNSLNIGLQPNPSIPLQIWQSTGGQNEGTIPGEEGLGDGVMLENDVRGLATKYCESGLTVEYISDPTISHTPGIAKWAMIANPWLENRLQGKPAPNNCGTYPAGTVFAPVEVQPKAEPIDPGPAQGSAALRF
- a CDS encoding DUF1846 domain-containing protein, which produces MAYRIGFDREKYIELQSQHIKARREELGGKLYLEMGGKLFDDMHASRVLPGFTPDNKIAMLDRIRDEVEILVCINAKDLERHKIRADLGISYEDDVLRLIDVFRDRGFLAEHVVITQLDDDNRLAMAFIERLERLGVHVARHRVIPGYPTDQDFVVSEQGFGRNEYAATTRDLVVVTAPGPGSGKLATCLSQIYHEHQRGVASGYAKFETFPIWNLPLEHPVNLAYEAATVDLNDANIIDSFHLAAYGEQTVNYNRDVEAFPLLKTLLERLTGSSPYQSPTDMGVNMAGNCISDDAACREAAEQEIIRRYFKALVDEAKAGTDSTQSDRAAIVMAKAGIKTSERRVVAPAREVAQSTGEPGSAIELHDGTIITGRTSELLGCSAAMLLNALKHLAGLDDVHLLSPGSIEPIQRLKTMHLGSRNPRLHTDEVLIALSTSAETNEDAERALEQIKNLRGCDVHTTTILGSVDEGIFRNLGVLVTSDPKFQQKKLYQKR
- the panC gene encoding pantoate--beta-alanine ligase codes for the protein MLVHTVQELRTELARLRTERGGRVGLVPTMGALHQGHRRLIDAAGDCDIRVVSIFANPLQFADLGDCEDYRNYPRQLEQDLQLLSDVDLVFAPSVEEMYPNGVPDIWVRSGAMGEMLEGASRPGHFDGVVTVVAKLLNLVQPERAYFGQKDAQQLAIIRRMVHDLNFPVEICAVPIVRSEAGLAESSRNARLSEKGLQQALALSRAIRAVQADPREIQAAREELAAAPGVTLDYLKLVGDDLSEQSPTMVLCAAWVEGVRLLDAARI
- a CDS encoding anthranilate synthase component 1, whose amino-acid sequence is MEFFIARTPVRYHSDAAALFAALGGIESSDAVLLESADIESKKKTKCVAVLNAALRVTCQGAEVHVKALGDTGEAMLKRLGADHDATFRFEASKEHDERARLLDRSQVEILRQLQLDAGYEGEILPFVVGGFAFDFVATFEDLPQVEAGPNTFPDYQFLVAESILTIDHRTQEAAVEAVALSQDAAEAAVDALREAVESVELSEHELGKPEGSLDVRTNISDADFREAVTQLQGNIRQGDIYQVVPARHFTCECPDAYRAYRHLRATNPSPYMFYMRSASDAGPYELFGASPESNLTLEMPSRRVQLYPIAGTRPRGLNPDGSVNHELDIRAELDMRTDAKEVAEHSMLVDLARNDLARVAVPATRKVAELLQVDRYSRVMHLISRIEAELHPDFDALDAYRACMNMGTLTGAPKLRAMELLREVEGVRRGSYGGAVGYLRGDGSMDTCIVIRSAFVQHGTAVVQAGAGVVRDSVPQLEADETLHKAYAVLHAIALAQNKEVEVHK
- a CDS encoding SdpI family protein; the protein is MFFVGILLAIIAVLAIVVGVLGWTRKLPGNSFIGIKVPEVRKSRQMWDAAHQTAGPLWVIGGVAFTFAAMLCFTDNAWLWLTAAVMTLFGVVLVALGASLGSRTVAVLAAHDAEVEASNASCCSAGGAEDEAPAVDVDALRRAVKDH